The following proteins come from a genomic window of Megalops cyprinoides isolate fMegCyp1 chromosome 6, fMegCyp1.pri, whole genome shotgun sequence:
- the LOC118779944 gene encoding dynein regulatory complex protein 9-like, producing the protein MAKKCDKAAEDTLEQARSQSSDGDVELRLIIVMQDCADQLAVLGHIMSSTYKGRPDAEQVEPDEEEEMFQFEKDPLEIADTGENPFNRMSPRELRRALENKPVSPDNLDEVQHDRHFLAQVITDVLEELQTAGTFDSLLLAVEKEKTKKAHQLDIIKDEEEGRRRQKALQRQLANIRKEKARELHRREDIIAHLKDQLQEMKVKAGLERDYMASTSQLQVDQGQEHNAHKEKEMEEEVRRLEEKIEEEKAVHEELVNFLKQQAALLEEKLEVWMDCYERDIEEKQKEIDMLKEKRAANMEEMQELQKKVEQDTLFEELEGL; encoded by the coding sequence ATGGCAAAGAAATGTGACAAAGCTGCTGAAGACACACTAGAACAAGCGAGAAGTCAGAGCAGCGATGGGGATGTGGAGCTCAGACTGATCATCGTGATGCAGGACTGTGCGGACCAGCTAGCTGTGCTGGGACACATTATGTCCAGCACGTACAAGGGGCGTCCCGACGCGGAGCAGGTGGAACCggacgaggaagaggagatgTTCCAGTTCGAGAAAGACCCGCTGGAGATAGCGGACACGGGGGAGAACCCGTTCAACCGCATGTCTCCGAGGGAGCTGCGCCGCGCCCTGGAGAACAAGCCCGTGTCGCCCGACAACCTGGACGAGGTGCAGCACGACAGGCACTTCCTGGCTCAGGTGATCACCGAtgtgctggaggagctgcagacgGCAGGGACCTTCGACAGCCTGCTGCTGGCCGTTGAGAAGGAGAAGACCAAGAAGGCCCACCAGCTGGACATCATCAAAGACGAGGAAGAGGGGCGACGGAGACAAAAGGCCCTGCAGCGGCAGCTGGCAAACATTCGCAAGGAGAAAGCCAGGGAGCTGCACCGTCGGGAGGACATCATAGCCCATCTGAAGGACCAGCTGCAGGAGATGAAGGTCAAGGCCGGCCTGGAGAGGGACTACATGGCCAGCACCTCCCAGCTGCAGGTGGACCAGGGGCAGGAGCACAACGCCCACaaggagaaggagatggaggaggaggtcaGGCGACTGGAGGAGAAGATTGAGGAGGAGAAGGCCGTTCACGAGGAGCTGGTGAACTTCCTCAAGCAGCAGGCGGcgctgctggaggagaagctggaggtGTGGATGGACTGTTATGAGCGGGACATCGAGGAAAAGCAGAAGGAAATCGATATGCTAAAGGAAAAAAGGGCAGCGAACATGGAAGAGATGCAGGAGCTACAAAAAAAGGTGGAACAGGACACCTTATTCGAGGAGCTGGAGGGGTTATAG